One Leptospira fletcheri genomic window carries:
- the murJ gene encoding murein biosynthesis integral membrane protein MurJ yields the protein MSKAASRSFALSFYTLLSRILGLFRDHFMAVSFGTGMVASAFSVAYRLPNMFRNLLAEGTLSQSFMPLYSEAGKEGEEAARRMSGAVLGFLTVVLSAFVLLMFSFSPFAIPLLVGGSAEYSALVIELTYILFFLIVTASLSSIFMAISNVKNRFFVPSLSPILLNLSYLVVFLCIFPFIDSDLLGKVKILCFGIIAGGILQLLVQAWYVAKNGEGPIFSLNYRHPAIRKIFKLMLPAALGGGFYQLGLLVDIFLANMVQNDHPGLGAVVSLDYSQRLVQLPTGIIGVALATTTLPALLIALKENRHSEVPDEMLGVLGFASFLTVPAALGMGLLAGPILDSIYYGGKWDHIATETAVLPLILYSVAVPFYSMNKVLISSFYAFQDTKTPLKVQALSFGLNLILNFSLVHSLQHSAIALSSAVSSIVTWLILSRSLTKHGIIFPWSGFLRKSLRLLLPLAVLAAILILYRSFLHESVLNGLQEEGLGYANSSRLSLFCAILFGGGSFLGTALLCKLDEMKLIAGKFKRRR from the coding sequence TTGTCCAAAGCAGCTTCGCGTAGCTTCGCACTATCTTTTTACACGTTACTTTCCAGGATCCTCGGACTTTTTCGGGATCATTTCATGGCGGTTTCCTTCGGGACCGGAATGGTCGCCTCCGCGTTTTCCGTCGCTTATCGTTTGCCGAATATGTTTCGGAATCTTTTAGCGGAAGGAACCTTATCGCAATCCTTCATGCCTTTGTATTCGGAAGCCGGAAAGGAAGGGGAAGAGGCTGCGAGAAGAATGAGCGGTGCGGTGCTCGGATTCCTAACCGTAGTCCTTTCCGCATTCGTTTTGCTGATGTTTTCCTTTTCCCCATTTGCGATTCCTCTGCTTGTAGGCGGATCAGCGGAATATTCCGCATTAGTGATAGAGCTCACGTACATCCTATTTTTTCTGATCGTCACCGCCAGTCTTTCCTCCATATTCATGGCGATCTCGAACGTTAAGAACCGTTTCTTCGTACCCTCCCTTTCTCCCATCCTTTTGAACTTAAGTTATCTGGTCGTTTTTCTCTGCATTTTTCCTTTTATCGATTCCGATCTGCTCGGCAAGGTAAAGATACTCTGTTTCGGGATCATCGCCGGAGGAATCCTGCAATTGCTCGTTCAGGCATGGTACGTCGCCAAGAACGGAGAAGGTCCGATCTTTTCCTTGAATTATAGGCACCCTGCCATTCGAAAAATCTTTAAATTGATGCTTCCTGCCGCTTTGGGCGGAGGATTTTACCAGCTCGGATTGTTAGTGGATATCTTTCTCGCGAATATGGTGCAAAATGATCATCCCGGTTTGGGTGCCGTGGTCAGTCTGGATTATTCGCAAAGGCTCGTGCAACTGCCGACTGGGATCATCGGAGTGGCATTGGCGACCACTACCTTGCCGGCTCTACTCATCGCTTTAAAAGAAAACAGACATTCCGAGGTTCCGGACGAAATGTTAGGAGTCTTGGGCTTCGCTTCCTTTCTGACCGTTCCTGCCGCTTTGGGTATGGGTCTTTTAGCGGGCCCCATACTGGATTCGATTTATTACGGGGGAAAATGGGATCATATCGCGACCGAGACCGCCGTCCTTCCGTTGATTCTATATTCGGTAGCGGTCCCTTTTTACAGCATGAACAAGGTTTTGATTTCTTCCTTTTACGCGTTCCAGGATACCAAGACTCCGCTGAAAGTACAGGCGCTTTCCTTCGGCTTAAATCTGATTTTGAATTTTTCGTTGGTCCATTCGCTGCAACATTCCGCGATCGCCTTATCTTCGGCGGTATCCTCGATCGTTACTTGGTTGATCCTTTCTCGGAGTCTTACCAAACACGGGATCATTTTTCCCTGGTCCGGTTTCCTACGAAAGTCGCTCCGTTTGCTTCTTCCCTTAGCGGTCCTAGCCGCGATACTGATTTTGTACAGATCTTTCCTGCATGAGTCGGTCCTAAACGGACTTCAGGAAGAGGGTTTGGGATACGCGAACTCTTCCCGTCTTTCGCTTTTTTGTGCCATCCTTTTTGGAGGGGGTTCCTTTCTGGGAACGGCTCTCTTATGCAAATTGGATGAGATGAAATTAATCGCTGGAAAATTTAAAAGAAGACGGTAA
- a CDS encoding STAS domain-containing protein, with protein sequence MELKTSRIRNILRISPVGILDSHSSPDFLRFLKSRWEEGERLFLVVCDSIPYLEEEGISCLSELKSFLKENGGQVAFSNWNNECKLILGLFGMSSSLPLFSEEKSGVEWLSSLKIEDRRSTKKTASLSELRQTKPFQFYSSSQSVSTEEKTFPEIRSLPTVEEGSSENVAPKEPEKRREESFPAENKLEQSVERIRSTQERILYCESCHSRLRIRLPGRYKCPSCGIQFDLNRMGGVRYLERLLVSPE encoded by the coding sequence TTGGAACTGAAAACATCCCGCATTCGTAATATTCTCAGAATCTCACCTGTGGGAATTCTGGATTCGCATTCCTCTCCGGATTTTTTGCGTTTCTTAAAGTCGCGCTGGGAAGAAGGGGAACGACTTTTTTTGGTCGTATGCGATTCGATTCCGTATCTGGAGGAGGAAGGAATCTCCTGTCTGTCGGAACTGAAGTCCTTTTTGAAGGAGAACGGTGGGCAAGTCGCGTTTTCGAATTGGAACAATGAGTGCAAACTGATCCTAGGGCTGTTCGGAATGAGTTCCTCTTTGCCGTTGTTTTCGGAGGAAAAGAGCGGAGTAGAATGGCTTTCTTCCTTAAAAATCGAAGATCGACGTTCGACCAAAAAGACCGCTTCCCTTTCCGAATTGCGGCAAACCAAACCTTTCCAGTTTTACTCTTCGTCCCAGTCGGTTTCTACGGAGGAGAAAACGTTTCCGGAGATCCGTTCTCTTCCGACGGTCGAAGAGGGATCTTCGGAAAACGTTGCCCCCAAAGAGCCGGAGAAAAGACGGGAAGAATCTTTTCCTGCGGAAAACAAGCTGGAACAATCCGTGGAAAGAATCCGATCTACGCAGGAAAGAATTCTGTACTGCGAGTCCTGCCACTCCCGTTTACGGATCCGGTTGCCGGGAAGATACAAGTGTCCTTCCTGCGGAATTCAGTTTGACTTGAATCGGATGGGCGGGGTTCGCTATCTGGAAAGACTCCTAGTCTCTCCGGAATAG
- a CDS encoding LIC_12071 family protein → MQTFKNVLFFLFTLLVCEGIAIGASAWSFLESTSASFEQLKISSDHRARDTISSLSKSTEAKLDVEKLADLDFTFARLVKVTSGDTDGFWIKEISLVDDRGVVLASSEEAFLEDPVRKRKPENKFLSPTYTFSHRLRKWQVGTPVLLGSRKDLSVHEQPLLKYLVSYFPEIGEPDVLLSMGVYHPEKLERVASLFMTYERGNFTKFVSHQSDLFFWITQNNAWIALICALFISFIHLLIKSAGPSFSVRSEPARPSTSSASPSVRPSGPPPLWEKVDFTSTDGPVRWQGGTQTSEALPVASEPPKSVEPAPVPKAMPASPVQTVALEQKVSVPQNPVLVSSQRSERPEILDAIYLG, encoded by the coding sequence GTGCAGACTTTTAAAAACGTACTTTTCTTCCTATTCACTCTCCTGGTTTGCGAAGGAATCGCGATCGGCGCTTCTGCCTGGTCCTTTTTGGAATCCACCTCCGCATCCTTCGAACAATTGAAGATCTCTTCGGATCACAGAGCGAGAGATACGATCAGCTCCCTTTCCAAATCCACCGAGGCTAAATTGGATGTGGAAAAGCTAGCCGATCTGGATTTTACGTTCGCTAGGTTGGTCAAGGTCACTTCGGGAGATACGGACGGATTTTGGATCAAAGAAATTTCCCTGGTAGACGATAGAGGAGTGGTGCTCGCGTCTTCGGAAGAGGCATTTTTAGAAGATCCGGTTCGCAAGAGGAAGCCCGAGAATAAGTTTCTTTCTCCTACTTATACCTTCTCTCACCGTCTTAGAAAATGGCAGGTCGGGACTCCGGTTCTACTGGGGAGTAGGAAAGATCTTTCCGTTCACGAGCAACCTTTGCTGAAATATTTGGTTTCTTATTTTCCGGAGATCGGAGAACCGGACGTTCTACTTTCCATGGGAGTGTATCACCCGGAAAAATTGGAGCGGGTGGCTTCGCTGTTCATGACTTACGAGCGCGGGAATTTTACGAAATTTGTAAGTCATCAATCCGACCTGTTCTTTTGGATCACTCAGAACAACGCTTGGATCGCTTTGATTTGCGCGTTATTCATCTCTTTCATTCATCTGCTCATCAAGAGCGCCGGGCCTTCCTTTTCCGTCCGATCCGAGCCGGCTCGGCCTAGTACTTCTTCCGCCTCCCCTTCCGTCAGGCCCAGCGGTCCTCCGCCTCTGTGGGAAAAGGTGGATTTTACTTCCACCGACGGACCGGTTCGTTGGCAAGGAGGAACTCAAACTTCGGAAGCCTTGCCCGTAGCCTCCGAGCCTCCTAAATCCGTCGAGCCTGCACCCGTACCTAAAGCGATGCCTGCGAGTCCTGTGCAAACGGTCGCTCTCGAGCAGAAGGTCTCCGTCCCTCAGAATCCGGTTCTGGTCTCTTCGCAGAGATCGGAAAGGCCGGAGATTCTGGACGCAATTTATCTAGGATAA
- a CDS encoding lipoyl protein ligase domain-containing protein — protein sequence MVPSVFLKHPVPYERYILFQEKARTKRKETILFLEHPPTITAGINYNIGNLLRDPEFLSKNGISLHYIKRGGDFTAHEPGQIVAYLHLDLKARNLSIADFLHAVLGSAAESSKKVWDLDLVQKKESPGLYLADDPERKILSIGVLFKSWFTSYGIALNLSNDFSAFRCIHPCGGDWRNMTSVSKLGLDTGEDRRREWMSSFVSKFWERIFAGKSELEPIN from the coding sequence GTGGTACCGTCGGTTTTCCTCAAACACCCCGTCCCGTATGAAAGGTACATTCTTTTTCAGGAGAAGGCCAGGACAAAAAGAAAGGAAACGATTCTATTTTTGGAACACCCTCCCACAATCACCGCGGGGATCAATTATAATATCGGCAATCTACTGCGGGATCCGGAATTCCTGTCCAAAAACGGAATTTCGTTGCATTATATCAAACGGGGAGGGGATTTTACGGCTCACGAACCGGGACAGATCGTGGCGTACTTGCATCTGGATTTGAAGGCCCGGAACCTGAGCATTGCCGATTTTCTACATGCGGTTTTGGGCTCCGCCGCGGAATCCTCCAAAAAAGTTTGGGACTTGGATTTGGTGCAAAAGAAGGAATCTCCGGGTCTGTATTTAGCCGACGATCCGGAAAGAAAAATCCTCTCCATAGGTGTTCTATTCAAATCCTGGTTCACGAGTTACGGAATCGCATTGAACCTTTCCAACGATTTTTCGGCTTTTCGGTGCATTCATCCTTGCGGGGGAGACTGGAGAAATATGACCTCCGTTTCGAAACTCGGCTTGGATACAGGGGAGGACAGACGGAGGGAATGGATGTCCTCTTTTGTGTCTAAGTTTTGGGAAAGAATTTTCGCCGGGAAATCGGAACTGGAGCCTATAAACTAG
- a CDS encoding type II toxin-antitoxin system antitoxin SocA domain-containing protein translates to MEKLLEVISFILQKSPNGRNRQELAKLIYLADGVFFQKYAKIITGQKYIHLEDSPYAMELNQALLHMKENRLIDVRPKLTDKGIAGYLLTWVGLAHEEEVDLNRQEKRILRKVLENFKGSVNDENRVYPNLYENYVITPLFSEIKFSKETMNTKIHFFKRKTLLNISGKIFKVLFSE, encoded by the coding sequence ATGGAAAAGCTGCTCGAAGTCATCTCCTTTATCTTACAAAAATCCCCGAACGGCCGCAACCGCCAAGAGCTAGCAAAATTGATTTATTTGGCGGACGGAGTATTCTTTCAAAAATACGCCAAAATCATTACCGGGCAAAAATACATCCATTTAGAGGATTCTCCGTACGCGATGGAACTGAACCAAGCGTTGCTTCATATGAAAGAAAACCGTCTAATAGACGTACGGCCGAAATTGACAGACAAAGGAATCGCGGGATATCTCCTGACCTGGGTAGGTCTGGCCCATGAAGAGGAAGTCGATTTAAACCGTCAGGAAAAAAGAATCCTGCGAAAGGTATTGGAGAATTTCAAAGGAAGCGTAAACGACGAAAACAGGGTGTATCCGAACCTATACGAGAACTACGTGATCACTCCCCTGTTTTCCGAGATCAAATTCAGCAAGGAAACGATGAATACCAAAATCCATTTCTTTAAGAGAAAAACGCTTTTGAATATCTCCGGCAAAATATTTAAGGTACTTTTTAGCGAGTAG
- the panD gene encoding aspartate 1-decarboxylase, producing MLITVCKGKIHRATVTDADLNYEGSLTVDMDLVDAAGMFPYEKVSVVNVNNGARFETYLIEGKRGSGEICLNGAAARLGMKGDKVIIISYGSLEEKDLPKGYKPHVVLVDEKNHIKKG from the coding sequence ATGCTTATTACAGTTTGCAAGGGCAAAATACACCGCGCCACGGTAACGGACGCCGATCTGAATTATGAAGGCAGCCTGACCGTAGATATGGATCTGGTCGATGCCGCAGGGATGTTTCCCTATGAAAAAGTTTCCGTAGTAAACGTAAACAATGGGGCCCGGTTTGAGACATATCTGATAGAAGGCAAACGCGGTTCGGGAGAAATCTGTCTGAACGGTGCCGCCGCTCGCCTCGGGATGAAGGGTGACAAAGTCATCATCATCTCCTACGGATCCTTGGAGGAAAAAGACCTTCCGAAAGGATACAAACCCCACGTCGTGCTCGTAGACGAGAAAAACCACATCAAAAAGGGATAG
- a CDS encoding HDOD domain-containing protein, which translates to MLNVPESAESLASGKEIDIEYRFLSDEDHQQIYLLLLQILGHLDRLFLTEVISTILKELLMNANKANAKRIFFLSEGLNINEPSQYQKGMKRFLEEIIHKWDEQESVLKGSNFSVRLRAKILNQNLIFLVENDAPLLPQEMDRIKARLESASKFNDLSEAFLTMADSQESAGLGLVLIQLLLKNSGIGMDKFKIETDGKLTRATLVVPKQIVPLEVTTKLKDRIFTEIEGIPPLPNTLTRIISLCNNADSDLGVIANEIEKNPALSADLLKLSNSAGFASRNKVNTIVQAVKVVGLKNVRNLLYVSGVRKIMEGRYTKLQEVWNHSNLTSYLARQVSQRAGFSKIADIAAAGALLHDLGKLVLLALDPALFRKLSAYQKHRDLSSSTIFEEISIGISHPTLGGMLAKKWDFPPDLVSMIEFHHRPFMVSKSIYADLVETVYLANMMTDFLERKVTYYAIDSSILRKFELDDKRKFEDTCEKLSKAYERSNEEN; encoded by the coding sequence ATGTTGAACGTCCCCGAATCCGCGGAATCCCTTGCATCAGGGAAAGAAATCGACATAGAATATCGATTCCTATCCGACGAAGACCACCAGCAAATTTACCTCCTGCTCTTACAGATCCTAGGTCATTTGGACCGTCTTTTCCTCACGGAAGTGATTTCCACGATCCTGAAAGAGCTTCTGATGAACGCGAATAAGGCAAACGCCAAACGGATCTTTTTTCTGTCCGAAGGTCTGAATATCAACGAACCTTCCCAGTACCAAAAGGGGATGAAGCGGTTTTTGGAGGAGATCATCCACAAATGGGACGAGCAGGAATCCGTCCTGAAAGGCTCGAACTTTTCCGTCAGATTGCGAGCCAAGATCTTGAACCAGAATCTGATCTTCCTCGTGGAAAACGATGCCCCCCTCCTTCCCCAGGAAATGGACCGGATCAAGGCCCGATTGGAATCCGCCAGTAAATTCAACGATCTTTCGGAAGCGTTTTTAACCATGGCGGACAGCCAGGAAAGCGCAGGACTCGGTCTGGTTCTCATACAGCTCCTACTGAAAAACTCCGGAATCGGAATGGATAAATTCAAGATAGAGACGGATGGAAAGCTTACCCGGGCTACCCTGGTCGTGCCGAAACAGATCGTCCCTCTGGAAGTCACTACCAAGTTGAAGGATCGGATCTTTACGGAGATAGAAGGGATTCCCCCCCTACCGAACACTCTGACTCGGATCATCAGTCTGTGTAACAACGCGGATTCCGACCTAGGGGTGATCGCAAACGAAATAGAAAAAAATCCCGCTTTGAGCGCGGACTTACTGAAGCTTTCCAATTCCGCGGGTTTTGCCAGTAGGAATAAAGTGAATACAATCGTGCAGGCCGTAAAAGTGGTGGGCCTGAAGAACGTGAGGAATCTTCTCTACGTTTCCGGAGTCAGAAAAATCATGGAGGGAAGATACACGAAGCTCCAGGAAGTCTGGAACCACTCCAATCTCACCAGTTATTTGGCCCGCCAAGTTTCCCAAAGAGCGGGCTTTTCGAAAATCGCGGATATCGCCGCCGCAGGTGCCCTTCTCCATGATCTGGGAAAACTCGTACTCTTGGCTTTGGACCCCGCGTTATTCCGAAAATTAAGCGCGTATCAAAAGCATAGAGACCTGAGCAGCTCCACGATTTTCGAGGAGATTTCCATCGGAATTTCTCATCCTACGTTAGGAGGAATGCTCGCGAAAAAATGGGATTTTCCTCCCGATCTCGTGAGCATGATCGAATTTCACCACCGACCTTTTATGGTATCCAAGAGTATTTATGCCGACTTAGTGGAAACCGTTTATCTGGCCAATATGATGACGGATTTTCTCGAGAGAAAAGTCACGTATTATGCGATCGATTCCAGCATCCTGAGAAAATTCGAACTGGATGATAAGAGGAAATTCGAGGACACCTGCGAAAAGTTGTCCAAAGCCTACGAACGATCGAATGAAGAAAATTGA
- a CDS encoding ABC transporter ATP-binding protein, protein MKKIESSLLTLRGIRFLRSGIPILDGIDLEIGAYQHWALLGRNGAGKTTLVNLVYGTEWPTEGKIELFGKAFGEAPLQELRTRIGVLDSSQQESALQRSLTVFDVLLTGFFHTIGYYRDPSAWEEKEADRILEENGMGAKRKQLFRTLSSGEKKKVLFLRAMSTSPDFVILDEPCSGLDLTAREEFIEFLISYKRRRDFTSIYITHRLDEIPPFYEHAAILKSGKILYSGRIENAFTSEKLTDLYDRKVVSENRNGSWVTITERS, encoded by the coding sequence ATGAAGAAAATTGAATCTTCTTTGTTGACTCTGAGGGGAATTCGTTTTCTTCGATCCGGAATTCCGATCCTGGACGGAATCGATCTGGAAATCGGCGCATACCAACACTGGGCTCTTTTAGGTAGAAATGGAGCCGGCAAGACTACCTTAGTCAATCTGGTATACGGAACGGAATGGCCCACCGAGGGGAAAATCGAATTGTTCGGAAAAGCGTTCGGAGAAGCTCCTCTGCAGGAACTCCGCACCCGGATAGGCGTTCTGGATTCCTCCCAACAGGAAAGCGCTCTCCAAAGAAGCCTAACCGTTTTCGACGTACTCCTAACCGGTTTTTTTCATACCATCGGTTATTATCGGGATCCGAGTGCCTGGGAAGAAAAAGAGGCGGATCGCATTTTGGAAGAAAACGGAATGGGAGCCAAAAGGAAGCAGTTGTTTCGAACTCTCTCTTCCGGAGAAAAGAAGAAAGTCCTTTTCTTACGCGCCATGTCCACCTCTCCCGACTTCGTAATCTTGGACGAACCCTGCTCCGGTTTGGATCTCACCGCAAGAGAGGAATTCATCGAATTTTTGATTTCGTACAAAAGAAGACGGGACTTCACATCCATCTATATCACCCATCGTTTGGACGAGATCCCTCCTTTCTATGAGCACGCGGCAATCTTAAAATCGGGTAAGATCCTGTATTCCGGCCGGATCGAAAATGCGTTCACCTCCGAGAAGCTGACCGATCTGTACGATCGCAAAGTGGTTTCGGAAAATCGGAACGGTTCCTGGGTGACGATCACGGAACGGTCCTAG
- the topA gene encoding type I DNA topoisomerase encodes MTKLLVVESPAKARTLSSYLGSDFIVLATFGHLVDLPHDRLGIDLGSDFLPEYELLPGKKKVLAPILKAAKQAEHIFIGTDPDREGEFIGSVLWERIGKKSALRRVRFREISKSAVLSALGEPTDLDLDLVESQVARRILDRLIGYRISPFLWKAYTSGTSAGRVQSVALKWICEREEEIRSFVPEDSWEVNSKVRFGTEKDEFVLFRRKEGAFSEEGPAASLAALLSESGARLRVTERKEKKGETLPPPPYTTASLQQDAFRMYKFPAAKTSKLAQLLYEGVDLGRGKRQGLITYMRTDSVRISTNSKIELRKQAALSYGKESVAEGTDSHRKSKGKAKAQDAHEAIRPVDPSLTSEEIFFLSDKALSKDAKKLYELIWKRAVASQMKPERWNQLRFSAEAGGEIWQAEIKRTEFPGYRVVYGGRAEKKPEWKIGESLLPETWKVEKKTTEPSPRYTEATLVGRLEKEGIGRPSTFANILETLYKRKYTISDKAGILSTNLGERVNSILQEVFPDLFREGFTSEMESELDRIAEGSVSRSEVLKRFYSKLESTLKRTDSKSVSKERKTVPKTVLGYGTCPVCGKGVRVRKRSSRKKEYYVCSRFPECDYAEYL; translated from the coding sequence ATGACCAAACTTCTCGTAGTCGAATCTCCCGCCAAGGCCCGAACCTTGTCCTCGTATCTCGGATCCGATTTTATCGTGCTCGCAACCTTCGGGCATCTCGTGGACCTCCCTCACGATCGGCTCGGGATCGACCTCGGCTCGGATTTTCTGCCGGAATATGAGCTTTTGCCCGGAAAGAAAAAGGTATTGGCTCCGATTCTGAAAGCCGCGAAACAGGCGGAGCACATCTTCATAGGAACGGATCCGGACCGCGAAGGGGAATTTATCGGTTCGGTGCTATGGGAAAGGATCGGTAAAAAATCCGCACTTCGTCGGGTCCGATTCCGGGAAATCAGCAAGAGCGCCGTCTTATCCGCATTAGGCGAACCTACGGATCTGGACTTGGATCTGGTGGAATCGCAAGTGGCGCGCAGGATTCTGGATCGACTGATCGGATATAGAATCAGTCCGTTCTTATGGAAGGCGTATACTTCCGGAACTTCGGCGGGAAGGGTACAGTCCGTAGCGTTGAAATGGATCTGCGAGAGGGAAGAGGAGATCCGTTCCTTCGTGCCAGAGGATTCTTGGGAAGTCAACTCTAAGGTTCGCTTCGGAACGGAAAAGGACGAATTCGTTCTGTTTCGGAGAAAAGAAGGCGCATTTTCCGAGGAGGGGCCTGCGGCTTCTCTGGCTGCTCTTCTTTCGGAGTCCGGAGCTAGATTGAGAGTCACGGAGAGAAAGGAGAAAAAAGGAGAAACATTGCCTCCTCCTCCATACACCACTGCGAGCCTGCAACAGGACGCTTTCCGAATGTACAAATTTCCGGCTGCTAAGACTTCGAAGCTCGCGCAGTTGCTGTACGAAGGAGTGGATTTGGGAAGGGGGAAGCGCCAAGGATTAATCACGTACATGCGGACGGATTCGGTGCGGATTTCGACGAACTCCAAAATCGAACTGAGAAAACAAGCGGCTCTTTCCTACGGGAAGGAATCCGTGGCGGAGGGAACGGATTCCCATCGAAAATCCAAGGGAAAAGCAAAGGCCCAGGATGCGCATGAAGCGATTCGTCCCGTGGATCCTTCCCTGACTTCCGAGGAAATCTTCTTTCTTTCGGACAAGGCCTTGAGTAAGGACGCGAAAAAACTCTACGAACTGATTTGGAAGCGGGCTGTCGCGTCTCAGATGAAACCGGAAAGATGGAATCAGCTTCGATTTTCGGCGGAGGCAGGGGGAGAAATTTGGCAGGCGGAAATCAAACGAACGGAGTTTCCCGGTTATCGGGTCGTATATGGAGGAAGAGCGGAAAAAAAACCGGAATGGAAGATCGGGGAATCCCTCCTTCCCGAAACCTGGAAGGTGGAAAAAAAGACTACGGAACCTTCTCCTAGATATACGGAAGCCACGCTCGTGGGTAGATTGGAAAAGGAAGGGATAGGAAGACCTTCCACGTTCGCAAATATATTAGAAACTCTTTATAAAAGAAAATATACGATCTCGGATAAGGCCGGCATTTTATCCACGAACCTGGGCGAAAGGGTAAATTCCATTCTGCAGGAAGTCTTTCCCGATCTATTCCGGGAAGGATTCACTTCCGAAATGGAGTCGGAGTTGGATCGGATCGCGGAAGGATCCGTTTCCCGCTCCGAGGTACTGAAGCGTTTTTATTCCAAACTGGAGTCCACACTCAAACGGACCGACTCCAAATCCGTCTCCAAGGAACGGAAAACCGTTCCGAAAACGGTACTAGGTTACGGAACTTGTCCGGTATGCGGAAAGGGAGTCAGAGTGAGAAAAAGATCCTCCAGAAAAAAAGAATATTATGTGTGTTCCCGTTTTCCGGAATGCGACTATGCGGAATATTTATAA
- a CDS encoding oxygenase MpaB family protein, producing the protein MFDRFRVLREISELDPEKDCHKIAFLSGSYDFPQDVEISLGLAFFRTYAIPSIAKILDATKQFENFGQKRYDDTTLILGEFLENGLDSDSGKRAIDRLNEIHKRYGIKNEDFLYTLTTFIFEPARWNDRFGWRKSSPKEKLANFHLWRQIGERMNIKNLPRTYEEMEKFNRNFEKDRFQKTPEGMRLGAATIRIAVGRLPNLPGVHYLVSQALFSLMDPPLRTSMGFSDPNPVLRFLTIATFKIRAFLLKFLWPPRKKPFYVTKRKSPSYPDGYLIENLGPR; encoded by the coding sequence ATGTTCGATCGTTTTCGCGTTTTAAGAGAAATTTCGGAATTGGATCCGGAAAAGGACTGTCACAAGATCGCTTTTCTTTCCGGTAGTTACGATTTCCCGCAAGACGTGGAGATCTCCTTGGGTCTGGCTTTCTTTCGCACGTATGCGATTCCTTCTATCGCCAAGATTCTGGACGCCACAAAGCAGTTCGAAAATTTCGGGCAGAAGAGATACGACGATACCACTCTGATCCTAGGGGAATTTCTGGAAAACGGGTTGGATAGCGACAGTGGAAAACGTGCCATCGACAGATTGAACGAGATTCATAAACGATACGGAATCAAGAACGAGGATTTTCTCTATACCCTTACTACGTTCATTTTCGAACCGGCTCGCTGGAATGATCGCTTCGGATGGAGAAAATCCTCTCCTAAGGAAAAGCTTGCGAATTTCCATCTCTGGAGACAGATCGGAGAAAGAATGAACATCAAGAATCTTCCCCGCACGTACGAGGAAATGGAAAAGTTCAATCGGAATTTCGAAAAGGATCGTTTCCAAAAGACTCCGGAAGGAATGCGATTGGGTGCGGCCACCATTCGTATCGCGGTGGGTAGGCTACCGAATCTTCCCGGAGTCCATTATTTGGTTTCCCAAGCCCTGTTTTCCTTGATGGATCCTCCTTTGCGTACCTCGATGGGGTTTTCCGATCCGAATCCCGTTTTGAGATTTCTTACGATAGCGACCTTTAAAATACGCGCGTTTTTGCTTAAGTTTCTGTGGCCTCCGCGAAAGAAACCTTTCTACGTGACGAAGAGAAAGAGCCCGAGTTATCCTGACGGATATTTGATTGAAAACCTGGGTCCGAGGTAA